AAGAAGGATCCCAAGGCCAAGCGCAGCGAGAAGAAGCTGCTCGACGACGTGGAGAACCAGCTGAAGGAGGAGTTGCAGGTCCTGCGCCACGCCCTGGAGGCGGACCTCAAGGACCTGCTGGTGGGCCAGGTGGCCGGCGAGATCCGCGACCAGGCCACGGGCAAGCTGCGCCTCAAGCCGGGCACGACCATCACCGAGAAGCACATCCTCAAGCTGGACCTGGACGACCTGGACGCCGGCGACTGGACGGACGACGAGCAGATCAACGTCGAGGTGGAGTCCATCGTCAACAACTACAAGGTCCAGAAGGAGATCGTCTCGACCGAGGCGCGCAACAAGCGCCACAAGATCGAGGTGGGCGATGAACTGCCCCCCGGCATCGTGCAGATCGCCAAGGTCTACATCGCCCAGAAGCGCAAGATCCAGATCGGCGACAAGATGGCCGGCCGCCACGGCAACAAGGGCGTGGTGGGAAAAATCGTGCCGGTGGAGGACATGCCCTACCTGGCCGACGGCACGCCGGTGGACATCGTGCTCAACCCGCTGGGCGTGCCCAGCCGCATGAACCTGGGCCAGGTCTTCGAGACGGCCCTGGGCTGGGCCGGGCGGAAGCTGGGCAAGCATTACGCCACCCCGGTCTTCGACGGCGCCACCCTGGAGGACGTGGAGCGGGAGCTGCGCGACGCCGGTCTGCCGGTGAGCGGCAAGGTCCAGCTCTACGACGGCAAGACGGGCGAGGGCTTCGACCAGCCGGTGACGGTGGGCACCATCTACATGATCAAGCTCAACCACCTGGTCGACGACAAGATCCACGCCCGCTCCATCGGCCCCTACAGCCTCATCACGCAGCAGCCGCTGGGCGGCAAGGCCCAGTTCGGCGGGCAGCGCTTCGGGGAGATGGAGGTCTGGGCCCTCGAGGCCTACGGCGCGGCCAACATCCTGCAGGAGATCCTGACCGTCAAGTCGGACGACGTGCAGGGCCGCACCGCCACCTACGAAGCCATCGTCAAGGGGCTGAACCTGCCCCAGCCGGGAGTGCCCGAGTCCTTCAACGTGCTCATCCACGAGCTGAAGGGCCTGGGATTGAACATCCCCGAGTTCGCCAAGACCCAGTTCTTCTTCTAGAGTCTGTCGGTAACCCAAGCCGGCAGGCCGCTTGGGAAGGGAGGACGCCTTGATTCAACTGGAAGTCGCTCGCAAGGAGCACCTGACCATCACCCTCTCCAGCCCGGACATGATCATGGCCGAGTCGCGGGGGGAGGTGACCAAGCCCGAGACGATCAACTACCGATCCTACAAGCCGGAAAAGGACGGCCTTTTCTGCGAGAAGATCTTCGGCCCGGTCAAGGACTGGGAGTGCCATTGCGGCAAGTACAAGGGACGGCGCTACAAAGGCATCGTCTGCGACCGCTGCGGCGTTGAGATCACCAAGAAGGAGGTGCGCCGCGAGCGCATGGGGCACATCACCCTGGCCGTGCCCATCGTCCACATCTGGTTCTTCCGCAGCCTGCCCTCGAAGATCGGCTACTTCCTGGGCATGACGGTGAAGGACCTGGAGAAGGTCATCTACTACGAGAGCTTCGCCGTGGTGCACCCCGGCGTCTCGGGCTGGCGCGCCGGCCAGGCCGTCAGCGAGGCGACCCTGGAGGAGTTCCACCGGACCCACCCCGGCAACCGCGACCTGCCCGAGGGCGACCCCGAGAAGATGGTCGCCATGATCGGCTCCGAGGCGATCAAGGCGCTGCTCATGCGCACCGACGTGGACCAGCTCTCCCACGACCTGCGCAACCAGGTGCGCACCGAGACCAGCCTCCAGCGCAAGACGGAGGCCCTCAAGCGCCTCAAGGTGATCGAGGCCTTCAAGAAGCGCGATGCGGAGACAGGCGCCTTCATCAACCAGCCGGAATGGATGGTGATGGACGTCATCCCCGTCATCCCGCCGGACCTGCGCCCGCTGGTTCCGCTGGAGGGCGGCCGCTTCGCCACCAGCGACCTCAACGACCTCTACCGCCGCGTCATCATCCGCAACAACCGCCTCAAGCGCCTGATCGAGATCAAGGCGCCCGAGGTCATCCTGCGCAACGAGAAGCGCATGCTGCAGGAGGCGCTGGACAGCCTCTTCGACAACAGCCGCAAGAACACGGCGGTGCGCAGCGACGGCAACCGCCCGCTCAAGAGCCTGAGCGACGTGCTCAAGGGCAAGCAGGGCCGCTTCCGCCAGAACCTGCTGGGCAAGCGCGTGGACTATTCCGGCCGCTCCGTCATCACGGTGGGTCCGGATCTCAAGCTGCACGAGTGCGGCCTGCCCAAGTACATGGCCATCGAGCTCTTCAAGCCCTTCATCATCCGCCGCCTGCTGGACACCATGCGCGCCCCCACGGTGAAGAAGGCGAAGAAGATCATCGAGGACGGGCCGGACTTCGTGTGGGAGATTCTCGAGGAGATCGTCAAGGACCATCCGGTCATGCTCAACCGCGCGCCGACCCTGCACCGGCTGGGCATCCAGGCCTTCCAGCCCCTGCTGGTGGAGGGCAAGTCCATCCAGCTGCATCCGCTGGTCTGCACCGCCTTCAACGCCGACTTCGACGGCGACCAGATGGCCGTCCACGTGCCCCTCTCCTTCGAGGCGCAGCTGGAAGCCAAGTACCTGATGATGGCGGACCAGAACATCCTGCACCCGGCCAACGGCCGGCCCATCACGGTGCCCAGCCAGGACATGGTGCTGGGCTGCTATTACATGACCAAGTTCCGGCCCGGCGCGGTGGGCGAGGGCAAACGCTTCGCCGGCATCGACGAGATGCGCGCCGCCCTGGCCCACGGCTACGTCACCCTGCACACCAAGATCTCCATCCGTCTGGACGGCCAGTTGGTGGAGACGACGCCCGGGCGCGTCCTCTTCAACCTCATCCTGCCCGAGGAACTGCGCGTGGCCAAGGGCTTCCGCAACGAGGTGATGAACAAGAAGGCCCTGGAGCGCGTCATTTTCGACGTCTTCCATTCGGTGGGGCTGAAGCGCGCCGCGCGCTTCCTGGACGAGCTGAAGCAGCTTGGTTTCACCAACGCCACCCGCTCGGGCGCCTCCATCGGCTTGGCCAACATCCTCATCCCCGCCGAGAAGTACGAGATCATCGCCAAGGCGCAGAAGGAGGTCGACCAGATCCAGGAGGGCTTCCACCTGGGCTACATGCGCGACGGCGAGCGCTACAACAAGGTGATCGACACCTGGACGCAGGCCACCATGCGCATCGCCAAGCGCCTGATGGACCACCTCAAGCTGGACGACAACGGCTTCAACCCGCTCTTCATGATGGCCGATTCCGGCGCCCGCGGCAGCAACGACCAGATCAAGCAGCTGGCCGGC
The genomic region above belongs to bacterium and contains:
- the rpoC gene encoding DNA-directed RNA polymerase subunit beta' translates to MIQLEVARKEHLTITLSSPDMIMAESRGEVTKPETINYRSYKPEKDGLFCEKIFGPVKDWECHCGKYKGRRYKGIVCDRCGVEITKKEVRRERMGHITLAVPIVHIWFFRSLPSKIGYFLGMTVKDLEKVIYYESFAVVHPGVSGWRAGQAVSEATLEEFHRTHPGNRDLPEGDPEKMVAMIGSEAIKALLMRTDVDQLSHDLRNQVRTETSLQRKTEALKRLKVIEAFKKRDAETGAFINQPEWMVMDVIPVIPPDLRPLVPLEGGRFATSDLNDLYRRVIIRNNRLKRLIEIKAPEVILRNEKRMLQEALDSLFDNSRKNTAVRSDGNRPLKSLSDVLKGKQGRFRQNLLGKRVDYSGRSVITVGPDLKLHECGLPKYMAIELFKPFIIRRLLDTMRAPTVKKAKKIIEDGPDFVWEILEEIVKDHPVMLNRAPTLHRLGIQAFQPLLVEGKSIQLHPLVCTAFNADFDGDQMAVHVPLSFEAQLEAKYLMMADQNILHPANGRPITVPSQDMVLGCYYMTKFRPGAVGEGKRFAGIDEMRAALAHGYVTLHTKISIRLDGQLVETTPGRVLFNLILPEELRVAKGFRNEVMNKKALERVIFDVFHSVGLKRAARFLDELKQLGFTNATRSGASIGLANILIPAEKYEIIAKAQKEVDQIQEGFHLGYMRDGERYNKVIDTWTQATMRIAKRLMDHLKLDDNGFNPLFMMADSGARGSNDQIKQLAGMRGLMAKPQKRLTGGKGEIIENPITANFKEGLSVLEYFISTHGARKGLADTALKTADAGYLTRKLVDVAQDIIVRELDCGTIMGIDIQAHREGEEITEHLHERILGRVLAEDLFDPITSELIADANSLVDEALAERISQFVVDKVRIRSVLTCELDSGCCARCYGRNLTTNSLVDEGEAVGVMAAQSIGEPGTQLTLRNFHIGGAASLEAKEAEIRARAAGRLNFVNISTVTRDDGVMVTNRRNGQISILADAGRPVAKYSVPYGAALRLNHEDDVKVGDVIYEWDPHNVAVLSPASGVVKFQDLIAEVTFREEIDEVSEKKSMVIIDSRNRRINPHILVLDPKTGDKLADVVPPVGSHLEVKEGETISRGAALVKKPREMSKSRDITGGLPRVAELFEARKPKDPAIITEISGTVRFGEVKTGNREITVESEFGDPKSYKVPVGKHIEVHDGEYVEAGDKLCEGNIVPQDILRVLGPMKVQEYLVEEIQEVYRFQGVRINDKHIEVIVRQMMQKVRITDPGDTMYLEGDLVDGNKFKRLNQEMHNMVIVEAVQDSLFHIGELVSRERLADELSRLRELRREGADVKDPEVRPAQPAIFEPVLMGITQAALNTDSFISAASFQETTRVLAEAAIHSRSDGLIGLKENVIMGYRIPAGTGLRKYDSLHVEDPYLRLRQEEEAAREAAQVEAEARARAEAAQEE